In Elaeis guineensis isolate ETL-2024a chromosome 1, EG11, whole genome shotgun sequence, a genomic segment contains:
- the LOC105039295 gene encoding glutaredoxin-C8, producing the protein MATAAGRIGTSTGALLAVAAILLGLSSEGSAAATKAAFVKKTVAAHDIVIFSKSYCPYCRRAKSVFKELNKEPYVVELDQREDGWDIQDALSEIVGRRTVPQVFIHGKHIGGSDDTVEAYESGRLAELLGVNSKDDL; encoded by the exons ATGGCGACGGCGGCGGGACGTATAGGGACGTCGACCGGGGCTCTGCTTGCGGTGGCCGCTATTCTCCTCGGCCTCTCGTCGGAGGGATCCGCTGCCGCGACGAAGGCGGCCTTCGTCAAGAAAACTGTGGCCGCCCACGACATCGTCATCTTCTCCAAGTCCTATTGCCC GTACTGTAGAAGAGCAAAATCTGTTTTCAAAGAACTGAACAAAGAACCATATGTCGTGGAGCTGGACCAGAGAG AGGATGGGTGGGATATTCAAGATGCCTTGTCGGAGATTGTTGGGAGGCGCACGGTCCCTCAAGTTTTTATACATGGAAAGCACATTGGTGGCTCCGATG ATACCGTTGAAGCATATGAAAGTGGCAGACTAGCTGAACTTCTGGGTGTCAACTCAAAAGATGATCTTTAA
- the LOC105039296 gene encoding nuclear intron maturase 1, mitochondrial: MLSFSTLKPLLPLPHYLLHSLRITTLSSPVISRHHQHQQQLPDDFPNPYDLTKEDPIQVCSDLWVRCFSRPDPHLPFPNLTGFLKKFDLWVLAYQRACAHHTGSFPPKNAIHLPHLRSLLALQRAALSPNYPWGASTHLLLRSPADPPFTRPISRRKFLALLASAPPPFQDRVLQELLLLLLEPVFEPRFSPRSHAFRPGRSPHTVLRTIRSNFAGYLWFLKADLSAVSDNFSPDVIISCLEKGVSDRKVLGLIKSALKNPVRVRSSSPADEVVDRLTKKRMKRKMLRKSRKKKVLKENEPKPDPYWLRTFFGFAPHEAARVPNYGHCGILSPLLANVCLTELDTWMEDRIARYFRPSKLDSIWTDSITNDCHNPAWPEFVPASGREKTRRMDFIRYGSHILIGIRGPREDAVELRKDLIEFCENKYGLRLENSNIEIEHITRGIEFLDHVICRRVIHPTLRYTATGGKIVSEKGVGTLLSVTASLQHCISRFRQLELVKGDKDPEPLPCTPMLYAGQAHTNSQMNKFLETMADWYRYADNRKKVVGFCAYVIRSSLAKLYAARYRLKSRAKVYKIASRDLSHPLRENTRNDAPEYSDLLRMGLVDAIEGVQFSHMSLIPSCDYTPFPRNWVPDHEQILHEYVRLQDPKFFCELHKSVNRHELRSPQDAISEIVWDYKICGVWSKKPLGSIKEQEHDEENTNGDRNFLLKEESIAL; the protein is encoded by the coding sequence ATGCTTTCCTTTTCAACCCTCAAGCCCCTCCTTCCACTCCCCCACTACCTCCTCCACTCCCTTCGAATCACCACCCTCTCCTCGCCCGTCATTTCTCGTCACCACCAGCACCAACAACAGCTCCCGGACGATTTTCCCAACCCCTACGACCTGACGAAGGAGGACCCCATCCAGGTGTGCTCCGACCTCTGGGTCCGCTGCTTCTCTCGCCCAGACCCCCACCTCCCCTTCCCCAACCTCACCGGCTTCCTCAAGAAGTTCGACCTCTGGGTCCTCGCCTACCAGCGCGCCTGCGCCCACCACACCGGCTCCTTCCCCCCGAAGAACGCCATTCACCTCCCCCACCTCCGCTCCCTCCTCGCCCTACAGCGTGCCGCCCTATCACCGAACTACCCCTGGGGCGCCTCCACCCACCTCCTCCTCCGCTCCCCTGCCGATCCCCCTTTCACCCGGCCCATCTCCCGCCGGAAGTTCCTCGCCCTCCTCGCCTCCGCTCCACCCCCCTTCCAGGACCGCGTCCTCCAGGAGCTCCTCCTACTCCTTCTCGAGCCCGTCTTCGAGCCCCGCTTCTCCCCCAGGTCTCACGCCTTCCGCCCCGGCCGCAGCCCCCACACCGTCCTCCGCACCATCCGCTCCAATTTCGCCGGCTACCTCTGGTTCCTCAAGGCCGATCTCTCCGCCGTTTCCGATAACTTCAGCCCCGACGTCATCATCTCCTGCTTGGAGAAAGGCGTCTCCGACCGGAAAGTTCTGGGCTTGATCAAATCCGCCTTGAAGAACCCTGTCAGGGTCAGGTCGTCGTCGCCCGCCGACGAAGTGGTCGACAGATTGACCAAGAAGAGGATGAAGCGGAAGATGCTGCGGAAGAGCAGGAAGAAAAAGGTTTTGAAGGAGAACGAGCCCAAGCCCGATCCCTACTGGCTGAGGACTTTCTTTGGCTTCGCCCCCCACGAAGCTGCCAGGGTCCCCAACTATGGGCATTGCGGGATCCTCAGCCCTTTGCTTGCCAATGTATGCCTTACCGAATTGGACACTTGGATGGAAGATCGGATAGCAAGGTACTTTCGGCCATCAAAGCTCGACTCCATTTGGACAGATTCGATCACCAACGACTGCCACAACCCTGCCTGGCCTGAATTCGTTCCTGCCAGCGGTAGGGAGAAGACGAGGAGGATGGATTTCATTCGCTATGGCTCCCACATTTTGATTGGAATTCGTGGACCGAGAGAGGATGCGGTGGAATTACGAAAGGATTTGATCGAGTTTTGTGAGAACAAGTATGGGTTGAGGTTAGAGAATTCAAATATAGAGATCGAGCACATTACAAGAGGCATCGAGTTCTTGGATCATGTGATCTGCCGGCGGGTCATACACCCTACATTGCGTTACACAGCAACAGGAGGGAAGATCGTAAGCGAGAAAGGTGTTGGGACTTTGCTCTCTGTGACTGCAAGCTTGCAGCATTGCATCAGCCGGTTCAGGCAGCTTGAGCTTGTCAAGGGGGATAAGGACCCAGAGCCGCTGCCTTGCACACCAATGCTTTATGCCGGCCAGGCCCATACCAATTCTCAGATGAACAAGTTCCTTGAGACCATGGCGGATTGGTATAGATATGCAGATAACAGGAAGAAAGTAGTCGGCTTTTGTGCGTATGTCATTAGGAGCTCTCTGGCTAAGCTCTATGCTGCAAGGTATAGACTGAAGTCTCGTGCCAAGGTGTACAAGATTGCCTCCCGTGACCTCAGCCACCCATTGAGAGAGAATACAAGGAATGATGCGCCAGAGTATTCTGATCTTTTGCGTATGGGGCTTGTTGATGCCATTGAGGGTGTTCAGTTTTCTCACATGTCATTGATTCCATCATGTGATTATACCCCATTCCCTAGGAACTGGGTACCTGACCATGAGCAAATATTGCATGAATATGTTAGGCTGCAAGATCCGAAATTCTTTTGTGAACTGCATAAGTCAGTGAATCGGCATGAATTGAGATCGCCTCAAGATGCAATATCAGAGATTGTTTGGGACTATAAGATATGTGGAGTTTGGAGCAAGAAGCCCCTAGGAAGTATCAAAGAGCAGGAACATGATGAAGAGAATACTAATGGTGATAGAAACTTCCTGTTGAAGGAGGAGTCTATTGCACTTTAA